From the genome of Coregonus clupeaformis isolate EN_2021a unplaced genomic scaffold, ASM2061545v1 scaf1755, whole genome shotgun sequence:
CGTGACCTCTACTCTTGAACCACTGCACAACCTCCTCCAGGTTATACTCCTGGGGCTCATAACCCAGCTCGGCCTTGGCCTTGGTCATGCTGAAGTAATGTGTCACGCCGGTCTTATACACCTCTGTGCGTGTGAGCAGAGGCTGGAAGTTATAGATTGGGCCGATGAGATGGTGAATCATCTCAGTGAGGAACGCAACAAAGTAAATGAGAGAGACGGGTAGACGTAGTTTGGGGAAAGAGTAACCCAAACCCTCCACCAGAGGTCTGAAGAACTCAAAGTTGTTGACAGGTCTTCCGTCTGAGATGAAGTATGCCTGTCCAGCAGAGCGGTGCTGGTGCTCTGACGTCAGAGCCTCTGCAGCCAGTTCGTGTGCAGACACCAGGTTGTCTACATGGACAAACTCCACTAAACTTCTCGGATCTCCATACACAAACCTGAATATCCCCTTCTCTATGTACCCAACGATCCTGGGCAGGTGCCTCTGCTCGCCAGGCCCGTATATACCGGCTGGACGCAGAGCACAGGTCCTCAACACACCTGTCCCGTCCTTCAGCTCTGTACCACTGGCTTTCATCACGGCCATCTCAGCTACCGACTTGGTTCTGGAGTAGTGGTcagggtggagatggagaggtAGATAGGGGAGGCTTTCGTCACCACCCTCAATGACTTGGCCTCCGAACACTACGTTGAATGTGCTGGTGTAGACGAGCCTGGAGACTCCAGCCTCTACACAGGCCCTGAGGACATGCTCTGTGCCCTGGACATTCACTTCTTCAATCAGCTTCCTGTTCAGCTGCTCCCTGCCAGACATGCCGTAGGAGGCGATGTGGAAAACACAGTCCATGCCAGTGACCGCCTTCTCCACCTGAGCATACTCACGAATATCTCCCTTTAGGAACACAATGCCCTCTGGAACCTCTAGGCTGGGTGGCCTCAAATCAAACAGGATGACTTTAGCTCCCTTTTTATGTAGTGAGCAGGCAAGGCTGTAAGAAATGAAGAATACAGTCATCCTGTTAATCTGGAATATTGGGTATAGGGAAACCTTGCACATGTAGTAGTGAGGGATATTCAAGGAATGTTCAGTTCAACATTATCCCcatgattttttttaaaaacgAAATAGGAAAGTCATTAGCCTACTTATgaacagtgcttgacttggactgaaataagtGCAGGTACTCATTTTGAGTGccagtactgtttatatttaggtgcaggagcttcacaatacttttgagctaatattctataagaggaacaggagctcaagcagaaGAACATTTGAGATGCTGGTACTCAACTCCGGTAAGCTCCtttccaagtcaagcactgcgtATGAAGCTACCATTAGTAAGTCACAACAATTTGTTGTAAACAGGGATTAAATTGATGGAGTGATAAGGTTCTGCCACTTTAGTATGTAATACAGACTGAATAGGCTACAGTGAATAACATCATTAGAATAACTGGTATGATAACTCCCCCTAGTGGGGTTTTAGAACTACTGTTAACGAATTATTTTGCACATTCACTTGGTAATGTACAAGTTCTATTGTGTATTGATGAGATTAACACTATGTACAGGCAACAAATAAtgtaaaatatttatattttgatgGGCTTACCGGAAACCAAAGTATCCACTGCCACCGGTAATCAAAAACGTGCATATTCGCGCCTTTTCCATTTCACTGAAAATAAAACTTGAAGGTCAATGTGCTTGAAATAACACCACACAATACCTTCAGAGAGAGCATGAATTAAAGTATGGAACTTGTAAAAGAGACACGTGCCGAAATGTATAACAACCAGTAGTGCTGTAAATGTAACAACCTGCAACATCACCACGTCTACTGTAGCCATACTTCTAACATTGTGGCCTATTACTTGATGATGCTACGTTGACGTTTGGCTACATTAGCTTCATGAACGCAACATTTGATGCAAACTAGTTTAGCTACATAAGAGAACGACAATGACAGTTGTGTAAACCTGTACTGTATCAATCAGATCGCTGACATCTTCTACTGGTCTACATGCTGTTATCTAGGCTATTGAACAGCAAACActttaatttaaattgaaaacggGCTTTTACCTTGGCGTTATAACGTAGCAACCCTTTCATTTGTCCAGCATCAATGCTTAAATTAATTAATCGGTGTGACAGGCTGTTACTATTTTATAAACAATTTTCTTGGGCGGAGCTAGTGAAATTCTTGGAGGGAACTGCGAGCGATTTCATGACTTGTCAGTGCATGGGCTACGCAAACTTCCTACTTTACACTTTTGACGTAGTAGGTAACCCCTCCTCTTTATTGACAGGGTAGAGAAATATCAGGGATTTAATATGTTGTCCCAGCCAGGACCAAGGACctcgttcaaatcaaatcaaatcaaatgttatttgccacatgcgccgaatacaacaggtgtagaccttacagtgaaatgcttgcctacaagcccttaaccaacaatgcagttttaagaaaataaaaaaagtattaagtaaaaaatagaaatagctaataattaaagagcagcagtaaaataaaataacagtagggaggctatatacagggggtacggtacagagtcaatgtgcgggggcaccggttagtcgaggtaattgaggtaatatgtacatgtgggtagagctatagtgactatgcatagataataaacagagtagcagcagcgtaaaagagggggtggggtgggggggcaatgcaaatagtccaggtagccatgattagctgttcaggagtcttatggcttgggggtagaagctgttaagaagccttttggacctagacttggcgctccggtaccgcttgctgtgcggtagcagagagaacagtctatgactaagttggctggagtctttgacaccgcctggtatagaggtcctggatggcaggaagcttggccccagtgatgtactgggccgtacgcactaccctctgtagtgccttgcggtcggaggcccgagcagttgccataccaggctgtgatgcaaccagtcaggatgctctcgatggtgcagctgtagaactatttgaggatctgaggacccatgccaaatcttttcagtctcctgagggggaataggctttgtcgtgccctcttcatgactgtcttggtgtgtttggaccatgttagtttgttggtgatgtggacaccaaggaacttgaagctctcaacctgttccactacagccccgtcgatgaaaatgggggtgtgctcaatcatcttttttccccctgtagtccacaatcatctcctttgtcttgatcacgttgagggagaggttgttatcctggcaccacacggccaggtctctaacctcctccctgtaggctgtctcatcgttgtcggtgatcaggcctaccactgctgtgtcgtctgcaaacgtaatgatggtgttggagtcgtgcctggccatgcagtcatgggtgaacagggagtacaggaggggactgagcacgcacccctgaggggcccctgtgtt
Proteins encoded in this window:
- the LOC123487509 gene encoding short-chain dehydrogenase/reductase family 42E member 1-like, whose product is MEKARICTFLITGGSGYFGFRLACSLHKKGAKVILFDLRPPSLEVPEGIVFLKGDIREYAQVEKAVTGMDCVFHIASYGMSGREQLNRKLIEEVNVQGTEHVLRACVEAGVSRLVYTSTFNVVFGGQVIEGGDESLPYLPLHLHPDHYSRTKSVAEMAVMKASGTELKDGTGVLRTCALRPAGIYGPGEQRHLPRIVGYIEKGIFRFVYGDPRSLVEFVHVDNLVSAHELAAEALTSEHQHRSAGQAYFISDGRPVNNFEFFRPLVEGLGYSFPKLRLPVSLIYFVAFLTEMIHHLIGPIYNFQPLLTRTEVYKTGVTHYFSMTKAKAELGYEPQEYNLEEVVQWFKSRGHGRKPSGSRLQRLILDGLLLVALVAMALAYLPVVGS